The Desulfomonilia bacterium genome includes a region encoding these proteins:
- a CDS encoding glycoside hydrolase family 16 protein — translation MKNLKRAFLTGLLLTLVACIPAITFFWIPDGLVKPENRESFVPESPEGYELELVFEDDFNGTALDESKWSFEDNSPRRDGWWEKEAVSLDGEGNLVMTTYEEDSRFIDGCITSKGLISLMEEPYGYYAIRVKFHREQGHWPAFWMMAGDEGSIGNGGVDGAEIDIFEKPTLDNMIQQTIHWDGYGSEHKSSARKVFLKGAMEGWHTVGLLWTPQKYVYYIDGVKTWSHSYGGVCEKPGELIISDEIGTWAGDIKKADLPDSFLVDYVRVYALRVSG, via the coding sequence ATGAAGAACCTTAAAAGAGCCTTTTTGACAGGATTGTTATTGACGCTGGTTGCCTGCATCCCTGCAATAACATTTTTCTGGATTCCGGATGGTCTTGTAAAGCCCGAAAACCGCGAGAGCTTTGTCCCCGAATCTCCAGAAGGCTATGAACTTGAACTCGTTTTTGAAGACGACTTTAACGGGACGGCGCTCGATGAAAGCAAATGGAGCTTTGAAGACAACTCGCCCAGGCGCGACGGCTGGTGGGAGAAAGAGGCGGTAAGCCTCGACGGCGAGGGCAATCTCGTCATGACTACATATGAAGAGGACAGCAGGTTCATCGACGGCTGCATCACCTCCAAAGGGCTCATAAGCCTCATGGAAGAGCCTTACGGCTATTATGCGATAAGGGTTAAGTTTCACAGAGAGCAGGGCCACTGGCCCGCATTCTGGATGATGGCCGGCGATGAAGGCAGCATTGGAAACGGAGGCGTTGACGGTGCGGAAATAGACATATTCGAAAAGCCCACGCTCGATAACATGATTCAGCAGACTATCCACTGGGACGGTTACGGAAGCGAGCACAAGTCTTCAGCCAGAAAGGTCTTTTTAAAGGGCGCAATGGAAGGATGGCACACGGTGGGCCTTTTATGGACGCCTCAAAAATATGTCTATTACATCGACGGAGTAAAGACCTGGAGCCACAGCTATGGAGGCGTATGCGAAAAGCCAGGGGAACTCATCATAAGCGATGAGATCGGCACCTGGGCAGGAGACATCAAGAAAGCCGATTTGCCGGATTCCTTCCTGGTCGATTATGTCAGGGTGTATGCCTTGAGGGTTTCAGGATAG
- a CDS encoding clostripain-related cysteine peptidase gives MIREIRSGYSWRLTVLGVILSAGILTGCLKVSGPLHDGKAGGYYKAAIAVKGGTGNYLFTLESGVLPPGLSLAQNGTVSGTIESGSVGVYTFSVKAVDAVLPKGLYKAEQELSIKVEDTPYKWTLITHFAVDNNISYDMGIILKYYLQTLEDIKARDLNNNIQIVLMMDAYGENAKYVDGYYYLSGGDFNKDLVVQTGEINSGSLSDTEAFLSWAATLYPSEHYMYSIFDHGSGFTDLPPDTPRVLGIGFDEGNGNDRLTHKELGQTMAYLKDLIGRPVDIFYPFACLMGGIELAYEVRGSADYLLSSEENFPADLFSYQGIDAVIGDPDIAPVSLARSM, from the coding sequence ATGATAAGAGAAATCAGGTCCGGGTATTCATGGCGGCTTACAGTCCTGGGGGTCATCCTTTCGGCGGGAATTCTCACCGGTTGTCTTAAAGTAAGCGGCCCTTTGCATGACGGCAAGGCGGGAGGCTATTACAAGGCCGCGATTGCTGTTAAAGGCGGCACCGGCAATTACCTTTTCACCCTTGAGTCCGGGGTGCTGCCGCCGGGCTTGAGTCTGGCGCAGAATGGTACTGTTTCAGGCACCATTGAAAGCGGTTCCGTAGGTGTTTATACCTTCAGTGTGAAGGCTGTTGATGCCGTTCTGCCGAAGGGCCTGTACAAGGCGGAACAGGAGCTTTCCATCAAGGTCGAGGATACCCCGTACAAGTGGACGCTTATCACGCATTTCGCCGTGGACAACAATATAAGCTACGATATGGGGATTATCCTTAAATACTATCTCCAGACACTGGAAGATATTAAGGCCCGGGACCTGAACAACAATATACAGATTGTCCTGATGATGGATGCCTATGGCGAAAATGCTAAATATGTGGATGGATATTATTACCTTAGCGGGGGAGACTTCAATAAAGACCTCGTGGTGCAGACAGGCGAAATCAACTCGGGTTCCTTAAGCGACACGGAAGCCTTTTTAAGCTGGGCCGCCACGCTCTACCCGTCGGAACACTACATGTACTCTATATTCGACCATGGCAGCGGATTTACGGATCTGCCGCCCGACACGCCGCGCGTTCTAGGCATAGGGTTCGATGAGGGAAACGGCAATGACAGGCTTACTCATAAGGAATTAGGGCAGACCATGGCCTATCTGAAAGATCTCATCGGCCGTCCAGTCGACATATTCTATCCCTTTGCCTGCCTGATGGGCGGGATCGAACTGGCCTATGAGGTGCGCGGCAGTGCAGATTACCTGTTGAGCTCTGAAGAGAATTTTCCTGCCGATCTTTTTTCCTATCAGGGAATCGACGCTGTCATCGGCGACCCGGATATTGCACCTGTATCCCTTGCACGAAGCATGTGA
- a CDS encoding transporter substrate-binding domain-containing protein — MKKIAYFSLIMSFIFLAGTVTTVQAGPVKHEKLRIYTDSFEPLNYLDNGRLTGLSAEVVQELIKRTGTKADIKVAAWEEGYKAVMNKPGAALFSMAMTPERKEMFQWVGPIVIQDTNFYAKKGTNTGIVRLEDAKKASKIVVVKDYASEEQLKKAGFTNLETVITEDAAIKKLLSGEAELFPSGNITMPSLLKNNGATMSDVEKVLNLSTNMGYIAFSKGTSPKLVAMWQKKLDEMKNDGTFRKIYVKWLPAETPPEIIQMVTEEYPPVTFMKDGKVTGFVTEIVREISKRQGIPDNVRLTSWDEAYNLALINPNVVLFSCERTEKREKLFNWVGPVGKNSSIFYAKKGSGIKMESLEDARKVAAIGTVTSWFNEQDLMNRGFTNLVSSQLPADNVKKLMNGEVQLCVFTDITVGDIVKSAGYSMDDLEPVATLSSSYFYIALSLGTPQETIDKWKSALDSIKTDGTFEKIYLNYIPGADMTDLLSVEGSSSYYPGECSGMSKLPPKENELMEFVCSAKALALANMKKLGKEAGLAATFKEFDKQASDPECKAGKCRFQKGELYMYAYENEMKDGRVVKIKCLAHGAKPDMIGKDFFNAGFAMKAYPQYGIKEQKDAKFFQMVSDAAYRKKGYSDGFVLFIWPNPEDGNRIWLKKGYSTKLTDTIWIGSGIYIEKAGQ, encoded by the coding sequence ATGAAAAAAATAGCTTATTTTTCCCTGATAATGAGTTTTATATTTCTCGCAGGCACGGTAACGACGGTTCAGGCCGGTCCAGTCAAACATGAAAAACTCAGGATTTATACCGATTCATTTGAGCCCCTCAATTACCTCGATAACGGCAGGCTCACCGGATTATCGGCCGAGGTGGTCCAAGAGCTCATCAAGAGAACCGGGACGAAAGCGGACATCAAGGTGGCCGCCTGGGAAGAGGGGTATAAGGCAGTCATGAATAAGCCGGGCGCGGCACTTTTCTCGATGGCCATGACACCCGAACGAAAAGAGATGTTCCAGTGGGTAGGGCCTATTGTCATTCAGGACACGAATTTCTATGCGAAAAAAGGTACGAATACAGGAATAGTCAGGCTTGAAGACGCAAAAAAGGCCTCGAAGATCGTCGTGGTGAAGGACTATGCCTCGGAGGAGCAACTTAAGAAAGCGGGGTTTACGAACCTGGAAACAGTCATAACAGAGGATGCAGCCATAAAGAAGCTCCTCAGCGGCGAGGCGGAACTTTTCCCGAGCGGCAATATCACAATGCCCTCACTGCTGAAAAATAACGGGGCAACCATGAGTGATGTGGAGAAGGTCCTTAACCTGTCCACGAACATGGGCTACATCGCCTTCTCCAAAGGGACTTCCCCCAAGCTTGTAGCCATGTGGCAGAAGAAACTCGATGAGATGAAGAACGACGGCACCTTCAGAAAAATATACGTAAAATGGCTGCCTGCCGAGACGCCGCCAGAAATAATCCAGATGGTTACCGAAGAATATCCGCCGGTTACATTCATGAAGGACGGAAAGGTCACTGGTTTTGTTACCGAAATCGTGCGCGAGATAAGCAAAAGACAGGGAATCCCGGACAATGTAAGGCTCACCTCCTGGGACGAGGCCTACAACCTGGCGCTTATCAATCCGAATGTGGTGCTGTTCAGTTGCGAGAGAACTGAAAAACGGGAAAAGCTGTTTAACTGGGTAGGGCCGGTCGGAAAGAACAGCTCGATATTTTACGCTAAAAAGGGTTCGGGCATAAAGATGGAGAGCCTGGAGGATGCCAGGAAAGTGGCAGCCATCGGCACGGTAACCAGCTGGTTCAACGAGCAGGACCTCATGAACAGGGGATTTACGAACCTTGTCAGTTCGCAGCTTCCTGCCGATAACGTCAAAAAGCTCATGAACGGCGAAGTCCAGCTCTGCGTCTTCACGGACATCACGGTCGGCGACATCGTGAAGAGCGCCGGATACAGCATGGACGATCTGGAGCCTGTCGCGACACTCAGCAGCTCCTATTTCTATATTGCGCTTTCTCTCGGAACACCGCAGGAAACCATCGATAAATGGAAATCAGCGTTAGACAGCATCAAGACTGACGGCACCTTTGAAAAGATATACCTGAACTATATCCCGGGTGCGGACATGACCGATCTCTTGAGTGTAGAGGGATCGTCCTCTTATTATCCAGGCGAGTGCAGCGGGATGTCCAAACTGCCGCCAAAAGAAAATGAGCTGATGGAATTCGTCTGCAGCGCCAAAGCGCTCGCTTTGGCCAATATGAAAAAGCTGGGCAAGGAGGCCGGATTGGCCGCGACTTTCAAGGAATTTGACAAGCAGGCGTCAGATCCTGAGTGCAAAGCAGGCAAATGCCGGTTTCAGAAGGGCGAACTCTACATGTATGCCTATGAAAACGAAATGAAGGATGGACGCGTCGTAAAAATCAAATGCCTGGCGCATGGCGCCAAACCTGATATGATCGGAAAGGATTTCTTCAATGCCGGTTTCGCGATGAAGGCCTATCCTCAATACGGGATCAAAGAGCAGAAGGACGCCAAGTTTTTCCAGATGGTATCGGACGCGGCCTACAGGAAAAAAGGATATAGCGACGGCTTCGTCCTGTTCATCTGGCCCAATCCTGAGGACGGCAACAGAATATGGCTTAAGAAAGGCTATTCAACGAAGCTTACCGACACGATCTGGATAGGCTCCGGGATATATATTGAGAAAGCCGGTCAGTAA
- a CDS encoding M15 family metallopeptidase, protein MNNRGKHFVSALITLALLIPAVINAAQPLPEGFVYLDDVIPGIRLEMRYYSDNNFTGRRVDGYLKPRCIISKPAALALKKVQDDLLPFGLELKIFDAYRPQAAVDNFIRWAADIGDTKMKKEYYPDVDKTNLFRDGYIASRSGHTRGSTVDLTIIQSGSGKELDMGGTFDFFGPVSWPDSSLVQADKKANRLLLRTLMIMYGFKPYDKEWWHFTLANEPYPNTYFNFPVE, encoded by the coding sequence TAACAGAGGGAAGCATTTCGTTTCAGCCCTGATAACTTTGGCTTTATTGATACCGGCGGTAATAAACGCTGCCCAGCCACTGCCTGAAGGTTTTGTCTACCTTGACGATGTCATACCTGGGATCAGGCTTGAAATGCGCTATTATTCCGACAATAATTTTACGGGCCGCCGGGTGGACGGCTATCTGAAGCCTCGCTGCATAATTTCAAAACCAGCAGCACTGGCGCTTAAAAAGGTACAGGATGACCTCCTGCCATTCGGGCTGGAACTCAAGATATTCGATGCCTACAGGCCTCAGGCGGCTGTGGATAATTTTATCAGGTGGGCGGCTGATATAGGCGATACGAAGATGAAAAAAGAGTATTATCCTGATGTCGATAAAACAAATCTTTTCAGGGACGGTTATATCGCTTCCCGGTCTGGCCATACCAGAGGCAGCACGGTCGATCTGACGATCATTCAGTCCGGTTCGGGCAAAGAGCTTGATATGGGTGGCACATTCGATTTTTTCGGGCCGGTCTCCTGGCCGGACAGCAGCCTGGTGCAGGCCGATAAAAAAGCGAACAGGCTTTTATTGAGAACGCTCATGATAATGTACGGGTTCAAACCATATGATAAAGAGTGGTGGCACTTCACGCTTGCGAACGAGCCTTACCCGAATACGTATTTTAATTTCCCGGTTGAGTAG
- a CDS encoding S41 family peptidase, producing MKKTSLAGLAAVLIIILSLASACSESSNSRAPVAYTPPVDQDFSSYGWAEAFSKAHDRLSREYAFTDWKKIDFDALYYEFYPRIAEAEASHDAKSYYLAIREYLSNIHDGHISFPAIDEIIMKEEVGYSYGLAIVGLDDGRYIAAKLLPEGPAETAGILQGAEIISWNGIPVEAAVAQVKPIWKSGPPATNDYSKIIRLNYLTRAPMGSEVTVVYKNPGSISSSSTVLTAADDSYQSPDITEWFARRPTMEQAKRFLDYYMLPQGYGYMALYIELDMSDPYSLQNRVIDKFRQALEYFINNNAKGIIIDIRANFGGSDQMAADICGFFNRDRLFYERTVQYDASLDAFVDVMTDPETQLSFIGKTPAFIRPQKPYYGGHVVALVSPGNISSGEGVAMGIKNLAKGYVIGFNGTNGSFGIVGVHLTLPGPDTDTHYTFRYAYGRSLDSKSVVQIDSNAEGIGGIIPDMRVPATYDNIIALANGTDVELEYAIDYLNSVIK from the coding sequence ATGAAGAAGACTTCCTTAGCGGGATTGGCCGCTGTCTTAATCATCATTCTTTCCCTTGCGTCCGCCTGTTCGGAAAGCAGCAACAGCAGAGCACCCGTTGCGTATACGCCGCCTGTTGACCAGGATTTCAGCTCCTACGGCTGGGCCGAAGCGTTCAGCAAGGCCCATGACAGACTTTCCCGGGAATATGCATTCACCGACTGGAAGAAAATAGATTTCGACGCCCTTTATTATGAGTTCTATCCGAGGATAGCCGAGGCCGAGGCATCCCATGATGCGAAGTCCTATTATCTTGCAATCAGGGAATACCTCTCAAACATTCATGACGGCCATATCTCGTTTCCGGCGATCGACGAGATCATAATGAAAGAAGAAGTGGGATATAGCTACGGACTTGCCATAGTGGGACTTGACGACGGGCGGTACATCGCCGCAAAGCTTCTGCCGGAAGGGCCTGCCGAGACCGCCGGGATCCTTCAGGGTGCGGAAATAATAAGCTGGAATGGCATCCCGGTCGAGGCAGCGGTGGCTCAGGTAAAACCCATCTGGAAATCAGGCCCGCCTGCAACGAATGACTACTCGAAGATTATCAGGCTCAACTATCTGACCCGCGCACCTATGGGAAGCGAGGTAACTGTAGTCTATAAAAATCCCGGAAGCATATCATCTTCAAGCACGGTGCTGACGGCTGCGGATGATTCTTATCAAAGCCCGGACATCACAGAGTGGTTTGCCAGAAGGCCCACCATGGAACAGGCGAAACGTTTTCTCGATTATTACATGCTTCCTCAGGGTTACGGCTATATGGCCCTATATATAGAGCTGGACATGAGCGACCCATATTCATTACAGAACCGCGTTATCGACAAATTCAGGCAGGCCCTTGAGTACTTTATAAACAACAATGCCAAAGGCATCATTATAGATATCAGGGCGAACTTCGGCGGATCAGACCAGATGGCGGCGGACATCTGCGGATTCTTCAACAGGGACCGGCTCTTTTATGAAAGGACAGTACAGTATGATGCAAGTCTCGATGCATTTGTGGACGTAATGACGGACCCTGAAACGCAGTTGAGCTTTATTGGAAAAACCCCTGCTTTCATACGCCCGCAGAAGCCTTATTACGGCGGTCATGTAGTCGCCCTCGTCTCTCCCGGCAATATAAGTTCAGGCGAAGGGGTCGCCATGGGCATTAAAAATCTCGCAAAAGGATATGTCATTGGCTTTAACGGCACAAACGGCTCATTCGGCATAGTGGGCGTGCACCTCACGCTGCCCGGTCCTGATACTGATACACATTATACCTTCAGGTACGCATACGGCCGCTCTCTCGACTCAAAAAGCGTCGTGCAGATCGACAGCAATGCCGAAGGAATCGGCGGTATCATTCCGGACATGAGGGTCCCGGCCACATACGACAACATCATCGCACTTGCAAACGGCACCGATGTCGAACTCGAGTATGCAATCGACTACCTTAATAGCGTCATCAAGTAA
- a CDS encoding C1 family peptidase, which produces MKKTFIRVVLFLLLILVSSPLLAIDAEEVNEAIREKGADWIAGETSISKLPPEAIKRLVSLKPGSKSGMKAKSNKVSAEAIIPAHVDWRNMGGHNYVTGVRDQGNCGSCYAFAATAVLESRILITSRSPDMELDLSEQSMVSCDSENYGCDGGFLDVAFDFLKKTGAPLEACYPYTSGTSGIAGRCEGCADWRQNTYRITSFEDVSTSVESIKSAIARYGPVLTGFTVYTDFFYYQSGIYRHTTGKVEGGHAVAIVGYDDAQQCWIIKNSWGPGWGENGYFRIAAGTNECDIEDEVYTVNFATVPGASFVLSSSGIDFGMLLLPDQPFLTRSFTITNNGSVTLTDTSCTVTNPMYSVIPFSDLDIESAASLDIQVMFTGQAGKTTNTAELQVDSAGISRSISLSGQANTRPDQPVNLQPPDDGSVNMGQPVTLSTSEFMDEDGDAHEASRWLIQDSSGSIVYSGSFDTVNRTAFTIPSGLLDSGSKYYWQVIYRDDRGAESQASSLTSFTTESAVPESSSSGGGNCFITSAVL; this is translated from the coding sequence GTGAAGAAAACGTTCATAAGGGTTGTTCTTTTCCTGTTGCTCATTCTTGTTTCCTCGCCTCTCCTGGCGATCGATGCGGAAGAAGTAAATGAGGCCATTCGCGAAAAGGGCGCCGATTGGATTGCAGGGGAAACGTCGATCTCGAAACTTCCGCCTGAGGCAATCAAGCGCCTCGTATCGCTGAAACCCGGCAGCAAGTCCGGCATGAAAGCCAAATCAAATAAGGTTTCCGCCGAGGCCATAATACCTGCTCATGTTGACTGGAGAAACATGGGCGGCCACAATTACGTCACAGGTGTGAGGGACCAGGGGAATTGCGGTTCATGTTATGCCTTTGCCGCAACGGCCGTTCTTGAATCCCGCATACTCATTACCAGCCGGTCACCCGATATGGAATTGGACCTTTCTGAACAGTCGATGGTTTCATGTGACTCTGAAAATTATGGGTGCGACGGAGGGTTTCTGGACGTTGCGTTTGATTTTCTGAAAAAAACGGGTGCACCCCTTGAAGCATGCTACCCTTACACTTCCGGGACAAGCGGAATAGCCGGCAGATGTGAAGGATGTGCCGACTGGCGGCAAAATACATATCGGATTACGTCATTTGAAGATGTTTCAACTTCGGTAGAGTCAATAAAAAGCGCGATTGCCCGGTATGGGCCGGTATTAACCGGATTTACAGTCTATACTGACTTTTTTTACTACCAGTCGGGGATCTATCGTCACACAACCGGCAAGGTTGAAGGAGGACATGCTGTAGCAATAGTCGGTTACGATGATGCACAGCAGTGCTGGATAATTAAAAACAGCTGGGGGCCTGGCTGGGGTGAAAACGGATATTTCAGGATAGCGGCCGGTACGAACGAATGCGATATAGAGGATGAGGTATATACCGTAAACTTCGCCACGGTACCAGGTGCTTCCTTTGTACTGAGCTCTTCCGGCATTGATTTCGGCATGCTCCTGCTTCCCGATCAGCCGTTCCTGACCCGATCATTTACAATCACGAATAACGGGTCCGTGACGTTGACGGATACCTCCTGCACTGTGACAAACCCGATGTATTCCGTGATACCTTTTTCCGATCTGGATATAGAATCGGCAGCATCGCTTGATATTCAGGTGATGTTCACCGGACAGGCAGGAAAGACCACCAATACGGCAGAGCTGCAGGTGGACTCCGCCGGGATCAGCAGGAGCATATCTTTGAGCGGCCAGGCCAACACAAGACCTGATCAACCGGTAAATCTTCAGCCTCCCGATGACGGGTCGGTAAATATGGGGCAGCCGGTTACACTTTCCACATCGGAGTTTATGGATGAAGACGGTGATGCGCATGAAGCAAGCCGGTGGCTTATTCAGGATTCATCGGGAAGCATCGTCTATTCAGGTTCTTTTGATACGGTCAATAGGACTGCATTCACAATTCCTTCCGGCTTGCTTGACTCGGGGTCGAAGTACTACTGGCAGGTAATATACCGGGATGACCGTGGAGCCGAATCCCAAGCTTCATCATTAACTTCGTTTACAACAGAAAGCGCTGTGCCGGAAAGTTCATCATCAGGCGGGGGCAATTGTTTTATTACCAGTGCTGTATTGTGA